The Tigriopus californicus strain San Diego chromosome 10, Tcal_SD_v2.1, whole genome shotgun sequence region tgataacaatatttcagttcCCAAAAAGTCACAGGATACTACCAAACATTTTACAAAAGCAAtttaaatattaaaaaaagaatcgtGTTTTTATGACAAATGTTGAGTTACTTTACTTTAAATGATAATATTGAAAGTTTCTGGTATATGTAGTAAAATTATAAAATGTGTGcagtttggcctcaaatgaCAGTTTCAGATCTAAAACAAacacctttttgaaaatgtttgtgcCTTAAGGGTTAATTTTATGGCTTAAATTTctcttcaggcatcattaACTGCAATCAAGGGAACACTGGATTCAAACTgtatttttcaaccaaaaatgttaaaaatggctcaaaaagtgGTAATTAAAACATTCAAGAATTGAGAAAGTGCAGAATAAAGGTTTCGAAAAATTTTGTCAGAGATTCCATGTTACTAGAATTAATTGCTCCAGATCAGGCACTAACAAGTCAAATAAGTCTCTGAATGGTTAGTCCAAGGTTGCTAGACCCACATACAGCCCTTTGAGTAGACCTAAAGACACAAATAAAAGAACAGCATTGCCAACAAATGTGAGCTTGTCTATGATTAGACTGTTTTCTTGGTGCCACGCATTTCACTGGTTTGCTTCAAGGTTCCAACATTTTCAAGCCATTCCCTGGtacatgaaattgaaacacTCTATATGACATTGACTATCAATCCTGTAGGTAGACCCAGCCAAGAGTGAAATTACATGTTTTGACCTGTCCAGACACAATAGGGTTCTGGCAGTCTTCAGAGCTACTTAGCAGAAGACTGAAAATGTCTGGTTTGAAGTACACTACCAGGGGTTGAGAATAAGATAAGACAAATCTATTGCTTTCACTTAAAAGCATCATAATTGTTTTAGAAgataattttgagagctaagATTCTAACACATTTTTTCAGACTTTGTTAAATttacgttattttttttttttagcattttttatttaaagcttAGTTTTCGAAGTAGGATCCTTCTAAAGTAATGACTTTAACCAATCTGGTCTGAAAATGGTGAAAAGAAGAGCGGATTTTGGTTGGAGGGATTTTTTCCATGGTGCTTCATATTAGCTGCCTAGAACTTTAGTTGAAGTGGGCCTGTCTTTGCAAGCTTCTTTCTCAACAAAGGACCACACAGCATAGACCAGAGTTTCAAGATCTGGAGAACTTGGGGGGCCATAgtttaggcctccaaaacaaGATTCACTCATTAACCAAATAGgagattgtctttttgacTGAATGAGCATAAGCAAAGTTTTGATGAAAGACAACAGGCTAATTTTATGCTACTTTTCTCATCCAGGGTATCACAATAGACTTCAAAATCTCAATGTAGGCATCTGCATTCAGTCTGAATCCCTCTGGAACCAGATTGGAGGACCAATCCAATGTGACCCATGGGTTGGTTTGGAACTGccttgatgcatctttttattccagctaccACTCTTGCAGTTCTAAATGCTGGTGTTCTTCCTTTCCTAGGAGGGGGATGAGGGTCAGCTTGCCAATCAAGATAGTTTTTAACATAGCAAATAGTCTGGCGGGTCATTGTAAGGTTCAAACTTGCTTCTGTAGAAGTGTTTCCCGCACACAGCAAAGCTGcaatgaattttctttttgctttcatgaattttagctttgatatttttttgtatttttgtttacataaatgaaaagagtggaaaatgacaaaaaattgaTAAGAAAACTCCCACAACCTTGAAAGGTTTCAAGAAttatagaaaaaaatgtgtgtcaaatcaaatatttgtagggcttatgtaggcattgatccagtagcaggatttaagtcagacttggacaagtttttgactagaattccggatcaacttatattcaaggattagccagatcagccaactccaattcgttggtcaatcaaatattatatataaataaaagtcaagtaaaatgaatcatcttcttgtcttgaactgctgggattccaatcccggtagcagTAAGgcagtccgcaaaaaaatgttatcctTGACACTTGGTACAAATGTTGCATTTCTTacagaaattggcaaaactGTGTATTATTAGCTTCTTTTTTATAGATGCTTGACAGAAAGGGTTTTGAGGAACTTAATAAGGTAGATGTGATTGTTGGCTTTGCTGGCAGGAGGAGCCTAAATCCTGTCACCGATGCCCTACAAATgtttggcttccttcctctttgaatgcCCTACCTTACTTGCTCCATTGGGTTTGACCAAGGACACCTGTAACAtcaggattggacatggccatTGGTAAAaagctaggccactttgtgataacaatatttcagctcctcaaaagtttcaagataTGCTACCATGTGGTATGACCAAGCAATCTGAAGGAAAAAGAGTATTGTTTTTGTGAtgacaatatttcagctcctcaaaagtttcaagataTGCTACCATTTGGTATGACCAAGCAATCTGAAGGAAAAAGAGTATTGTTTTTGTGATACAATATTGAGTCATTTTACGTTAAGCAGAAAATTCAAAAGTTTCTAATTAATATAGTGaaaagtctagagttttagGAATAGGTAACTATCAATATAACAAAAGGTGTGcagtttggcctcaaatgaAAGTACCTTTCTACCTGTCTTCATTTATGCATGCAtcaaagagctgtgacaaaaagtaaaatcagCCCAGCTCcactgatgtccactcctctagttaaaggtctctctggttTGACCCACAACTCTCTgtaactcagagcttgactcttGGATTGTGTCACAATAGGGGTTGTCAAAAGAACACATTCATAAACAACAGACGTTATTCCAGGGAGTAAAATCAATGACAACATGCCAATCCAAACCtcactgtgcatgcattgagttTTGACATGACCATTTTGCATGCTTGTCTAAGTAATTAGCATtatgatattgagccaatttgattgagcattcaccaaattacaccagacatgttcattttgttgggttttgtaacacagcttgCTCAAAGCCTCTTGAtatttaaaaattcaatgggtggatggtgcaagttgactatgatgtttgtctttgttctccatccaaaaaatgcccaaaatcagggagccagaccacatttttcctcgaATTTTCTCCTCTTGGCATGCCCTATAGCAACATCAGAGAAGTGCCATAGCAGCCAGgtgatttattttgtgatatattgtgtcaaaaaaaatgtcaagcatGGGAGGTGTTCAAAAGTAACAACACCAAACAAACCAGTACATTttattgaagatttttttatattcttttTTAAGCTGCAAGCCGTTTCTCTCAGAATACATTAGATGTCGCTTTTCATACCAGCACTCTCTCTACTTCAGAACATTAGACGGTGCTCCTTCCTAAGTTTCTCGAAAGAGCGAGAACAGGCGTGAACGTTTCTGGAGCTTTCAATCAAATTGCATCAGTTGCGTTGGAACAAAAGTGGATAGAATTCGTTGAACGTAGGATCTTGGGCGGCAATTCTCATGAACCTTGAGCACATCATACACATCTTTCTGAATGCATTTGTCAATAAGTTCAGGATTCGAATTAACATAGTCAAGTTAGGTGGATTTTTATCTCTTTTCTTGCGATAAATTTAGAGCACCAGTTTTCCTCAATGGATATTCTGGTTACCCATCATGGATAAGTTCTGTCACTTTTGACCGAAAGACCGCTTCCTTCTTTTGAATGCCTCCTTCGTCTTAGACTTGTGCAACCCACTGGATCACTTTGGATTTGGTCactgtttttctttcatgaaaacAGGCTCTCACATTGATAATTTTGAGTCTCAAGAAAACAAAGGCAATCGAACCAGTACTAcctgaattcaaatttgcatgCCAGAAGAGTAGATCTGGCATATTTCAGACCCTCTGGCGTGGTAAAAAGTATGACATGCTTTTGACTATTCTGCCAGAAACCCTGTTATTTTCtcacaaattgatttcaaattgttttcatgCAACAAACTAGGTTACCAATGATAggcaaatttgcatttcctAAACAATTTCCCATTtcagtaaaaaaatgttgttatCGGCTAACAATTTagaatttgaagagaaatcTACTTTATTTGTCAACAAATACAAACAATTTTCTGTCAGGCATTGTATATCAGCAGAGAGAATGAGAGTGTTTCTTTCATAACAAGAATATTCATGGCATATGTTTGTGGACTTCTTTACTATTACAAGGAATGGAAGCCTCAAcaattcaaaagcaaagtGTCTGATTATGTTTGACTTCATGTTTATATGATATAAGGCTAACAAAAATGTAAGATAGATTTCATGTTTTGGCCCAAACATTGTCTAAGTTTGACTTTAAATCAAGTAAAGGATCaatgtaaaaatatttgagggaagaaaATCAGACCATGAAAGAACCCAAGAAAGAGGAGATGAGAAAGAAGgacatttcttttattgatGTTGATTGTTGATAGCTTTAAatgtgctttcaaaatgtgcaTCAAGCCTTTGTGATTATTTGAATCCACCCAAGTCTtgggttggaacaaattttATGAGTGTTTTTTAAAAGACCCAGTATGAAATACCTTTTGTAGcttttttgaataatgaaCAATTCCAACCTTTCTAGTGTTTTTaccaagagctctctcattcctgcaATGTTACTAACCCTTGTAAAGTGAAGGAAAAATTAGCAGCTGATGTGATGTCTTCCTTTGGAGCAAATTGAcagacaacatgcccagccagcctgtattttttttcctttttttgcggacttccttaccgttaccgGGATTTTGATTCAGTTTATTAGCCATTTGCTCCCATTTGCTAGATGgttgaagcaaacattttTCTGACGAATTCAGCAATTTTTTCATGCAGTAACACAACTGCACAAAAAATGGTACGTTTaagttttgtaacacaacttgattccattattgaaaattcagttGGATCATAATGGGAGCTGGCAATAACagaatgcccaaaatcaagcaTATCTTGATTACAATGATTTGAATTCAAGGccaactttgttcaaaatgatgtcaaatttgtaattttaaacAATTACGGGAGGATATGTTGTGTAAtggttagtgcagtttcctaATACAAGAGAGATCCCTGGTTCAAATCTCCGCCGTGAccttctcaaggaaacttttagacactaATCCTACCCACAGAAGGGGAACCAAAATGATAGGGACACAACACTTCACATTGGAAAAACTATGAGAACTATAAGTTGTTAGCCTTGGAAAGCTTTTTTGGGATAGCTTTTGAGGGATGAGATGTGGCTTTTCATGGTGTTGAGTCAAAGTTATTCCTGGACAAGACATCATCATTACTGAAGAAAACACCGTGCTTTGTGGCCATCATTTCCTTTACCTGAAGTTTATTCAAAGTTGGATTTCACCTCTAACTTGATAGCACAAAAGGGCAACCGGGCCGATGGCTTATCACTGGCTCATGGAATTTTTTCTTGTCTCACTATTTGGAAATTTCATATCAAGAAATTAGTAGACATTAAGTAAATACTTATCATCAACTCTCGACAGCAACCTGTCATTCAGGTTTTCCCTTCAGGTTCTTGTTGTTCAAACTGTCGCGCGATTGCCCACGAAATTCGGCCAACGCCCTCCATCGCTCATGAAACACACCCAAATCCAAGCTAGCGTCATGAGTGAGGACCACCCACCCAAGGGATTGCCAGAAGAAAAGAACGTGGATCCGGCCGAGGGATCCACGCTGAATAACGGTTCGATCCGCATCATGAAGCCTGCCACCATCAGCATGGAAGTTCGCCGAAGTGTCCTCCGTCGGATTCTCTTACAGGGCCAAGAGGAACCCGACTCGGATCACACTCAGGATGATGCCCAAGACTCGGATGACGAGCCTCTCTCGAGTCAAGACGTGCCCGATGCCTGGCGAGATTACCTAAAAGCCAGTCTACCTAAGGGCAATTGGTTGGCCTTGTGGGACGCCAATCCTTCGGATGAGTTAGATTCGAGGCGTGCTAGCCAGGATCTCCGACATGACAGTAGTACCAGTAATCGTCGGAGCAGTATGACCATGGTCGATGTTTTGTGCTATAACTGGCAGGATTTTTCGGCGCGGGTGGCGGTCATGGATCCGGATCTGTCGGGCACAGGTCCATTTGACGAGAGCCAGTCGTCCGTGATTAGTTGTCCGGCCTTGGAAGAAGATGAGTTGAGCGTGCCTTTGATGGAGCTCTTGGTCATTCAGGATGAGGACAAAGCCCGCCATGAGCTGGAATTGGCGGCCTACGCTCTCAACCAGTTCCAGTTCTTTCATCGATATCTGTGGCGTCCTTGGGACAATGAACAGGCTGAGCCCACCAGTGGGCCCGCTTGGTTTCTCACCCACTTGAACCTCCGCTTGGATTTGTACACTCAGCATCAGGTCCAGGGCAATCGCAGTCCCATTTGGGTTCGCACTCAGGCCTTGATTCGCGAGTATACCGCCCTCAACCACGAATGGAATGACCTTCACGCCCAACTGGATGCATCCCATGACCTGGCGTTAGAAGACCTGGAGCCCTCGTTCACTCATCtcgaattgaaaatgatggaGATTCGGAGACAAGGCGATCTGGTGGAGAATCTGGCTCGTCGGGGCAACCTCCAACGAGCCCAACTCCAAGAACTCCGACGGAAACGAGATGTGGGGGTCACGGTGTGTCATATCGTGCGAAATGACCAATCCACCTCAGCGCTGTTTGACCTTTTGGAACGGGCCAAATCGCAAGCCTTCATCCACGAAGACACCGTGCTCAAGTTCTACTCTAGTCCGGACCAGGCCATCGAGCATTGCC contains the following coding sequences:
- the LOC131887613 gene encoding testicular spindle-associated protein SHCBP1L-like, with protein sequence MSEDHPPKGLPEEKNVDPAEGSTLNNGSIRIMKPATISMEVRRSVLRRILLQGQEEPDSDHTQDDAQDSDDEPLSSQDVPDAWRDYLKASLPKGNWLALWDANPSDELDSRRASQDLRHDSSTSNRRSSMTMVDVLCYNWQDFSARVAVMDPDLSGTGPFDESQSSVISCPALEEDELSVPLMELLVIQDEDKARHELELAAYALNQFQFFHRYLWRPWDNEQAEPTSGPAWFLTHLNLRLDLYTQHQVQGNRSPIWVRTQALIREYTALNHEWNDLHAQLDASHDLALEDLEPSFTHLELKMMEIRRQGDLVENLARRGNLQRAQLQELRRKRDVGVTVCHIVRNDQSTSALFDLLERAKSQAFIHEDTVLKFYSSPDQAIEHCLMGDMVLFASGSYGILELGELRLGGTIAGLGDRPKDTYVISSVQYDFLDDTPNLKVVNLTLICDT